One Egicoccus halophilus genomic region harbors:
- a CDS encoding PucR family transcriptional regulator — MSQQTGRPPTGTDAEAPRSRTDEDAALPTGDLLPADLRVPPAAASSRRAIPDGWEGIAQLAASVERRLDTLADRVTDDIQAEIPTYRRGLVPTSDLRHSVLRNIQNTLAGLAEHRAPRDDELAVRGELGSRRALQGMPVDAVIKAYHIGYRELWLALVDAVPADQPETATQLLTAATLVWQWVHEVTDALAESHASTVRSLEARTVGARQRLVELLVGGDLDSDEVPRLAASLGFDPAGGFLVSVLRVDDVDLDVVDLQHALDDGAGRHAVVARGTQLVCLSQDAEQSAVAAAARSTYPSAAVALGATRRGLRGARASLTDAELTLAVTAASSTGRFEDAWLWATLTGARERLEPLLADGAGAAQRHPHLAEAVRAFADAGFSVSQAGRLLSLHANTVAYRLDRWAELTGWDPRTFAGLSRSLAALRVPRS, encoded by the coding sequence ATGAGCCAGCAGACCGGCCGACCGCCGACGGGGACCGACGCGGAGGCGCCGCGCTCGCGGACGGACGAGGACGCCGCGTTGCCGACCGGGGACCTGCTGCCGGCCGACCTGCGCGTGCCGCCGGCCGCGGCGTCGTCACGGCGCGCGATTCCCGACGGCTGGGAGGGCATCGCCCAACTGGCGGCCAGCGTCGAGCGCCGGCTCGACACGCTCGCCGACCGGGTCACCGACGACATCCAGGCCGAGATCCCGACCTACCGCCGTGGGCTGGTCCCCACCAGCGACCTGCGCCACTCCGTGCTGCGCAACATCCAGAACACCCTGGCCGGCCTGGCGGAACACCGGGCCCCGCGTGACGACGAGCTGGCCGTGCGCGGCGAGCTCGGGTCGCGCCGGGCGCTCCAGGGCATGCCCGTCGACGCGGTCATCAAGGCGTACCACATCGGCTATCGCGAACTGTGGCTGGCGCTGGTCGACGCCGTGCCTGCCGACCAGCCGGAGACGGCGACGCAGCTGCTCACCGCCGCGACCCTGGTGTGGCAGTGGGTCCACGAGGTCACCGACGCGCTCGCCGAGTCGCACGCGTCCACGGTCCGCTCGCTGGAGGCCCGCACGGTCGGTGCCCGACAACGCCTGGTCGAACTGCTCGTCGGCGGGGATCTCGACAGCGACGAGGTGCCGCGGTTGGCCGCCTCCCTCGGCTTCGACCCCGCCGGCGGGTTCCTGGTGTCGGTGCTCCGGGTGGACGACGTCGACCTCGACGTCGTCGACCTGCAGCACGCGCTGGACGACGGTGCCGGCCGCCATGCGGTGGTCGCCCGCGGCACCCAGCTCGTCTGCCTGTCGCAGGACGCGGAGCAGTCGGCGGTCGCGGCCGCTGCCCGCTCCACCTACCCGTCCGCAGCCGTCGCGCTGGGCGCCACGCGCCGCGGGCTGCGGGGCGCCCGCGCCTCGCTCACGGACGCCGAGCTGACCCTCGCCGTCACGGCGGCGTCGAGCACCGGCCGGTTCGAGGACGCCTGGCTGTGGGCGACGCTGACCGGCGCCCGCGAGCGCCTGGAGCCGCTGCTGGCCGACGGTGCCGGGGCCGCTCAGCGGCACCCGCACCTGGCCGAGGCCGTGCGGGCGTTCGCCGACGCCGGCTTCAGCGTGAGCCAGGCCGGCCGCTTGCTGTCCCTGCATGCCAACACCGTCGCCTACCGGCTCGACCGCTGGGCCGAGCTGACCGGGTGGGACCCGCGCACGTTCGCCGGACTCAGCCGCTCGTTGGCCGCCCTGCGCGTGCCCCGATCC
- a CDS encoding ABC transporter ATP-binding protein translates to MLTVQNLEVVYEDVILVLKGVSIDVPKGSIVALLGANGAGKTTVLRAITGLLDIHRGEVTKGSITFDGEAIHRLDAPSTVAAGIGQVMEGRRAFAEFTVEENLRIGAHTADRGSVNAGLDRVFTLFPRLAERRRQMAGYLSGGEQQMLVIGRALMADPKLLLLDEPSLGLAPLIVQQIRDLIVDINRQGTSVLLVEQNANMALSIASHGYIMETGKVVMDKPAAVLREDEDVREFYLGRHGGEEATSFRDVKHYKRRKRWLS, encoded by the coding sequence GTGCTGACCGTGCAGAATCTCGAGGTGGTCTACGAGGACGTCATCCTCGTGCTCAAGGGCGTGAGCATCGATGTCCCGAAGGGATCGATCGTGGCGCTGCTCGGGGCCAACGGCGCCGGCAAGACCACGGTGCTGCGGGCGATCACGGGGCTGCTCGACATCCACCGGGGCGAGGTGACCAAGGGCTCCATCACCTTCGACGGTGAGGCGATCCACCGGCTCGACGCGCCGAGCACGGTGGCCGCCGGCATCGGGCAGGTCATGGAGGGCCGCCGCGCGTTCGCCGAGTTCACGGTCGAGGAGAACCTGCGCATCGGCGCCCACACGGCCGACCGCGGCTCGGTGAACGCGGGCCTGGACCGGGTCTTCACCCTGTTCCCGCGGCTCGCGGAGCGTCGCCGGCAGATGGCCGGCTACCTCTCGGGCGGCGAGCAGCAGATGCTGGTCATCGGTCGTGCGCTCATGGCGGACCCGAAGCTGCTGCTGCTCGACGAACCGTCCCTGGGGCTCGCACCGTTGATCGTGCAGCAGATCCGTGACCTCATCGTGGACATCAACCGTCAGGGAACGTCGGTCCTGCTCGTCGAGCAGAACGCCAACATGGCCCTGTCGATCGCCAGTCACGGCTACATCATGGAGACCGGCAAGGTCGTGATGGACAAGCCGGCGGCCGTGCTGCGCGAGGACGAGGACGTACGCGAGTTCTATCTCGGCCGCCACGGCGGCGAGGAGGCGACCTCCTTCCGGGACGTCAAGCACTACAAGCGACGGAAGCGCTGGTTGTCCTGA
- a CDS encoding ABC transporter ATP-binding protein: MRPLSEALTGTSVDVPAGQPVLQVDDLVLRFGGTTAVGGVSFDVQRGELFAVIGPNGAGKTSIFNCLSGVYRPQEGRVRFLGEDLLGLKPDVVADRGVARMFQNIELFDNLTVLDNLMLGRHQHVGYGMLAGMLWVGRAKRAELDNRRIVEDIIDFLEIEAFRKLPVGMLPYGVKKRVELGRALAMEPKLLLLDEPVAGMNVEETEDMARFILDIRTELELAMIMVEHDMGLVMDLADRILVVDFGKPIALGTPDVVSNDPEVIRAYLGEGDDGPDLQTEAATAAAVTTEEAGR, from the coding sequence ATCCGACCGCTGTCGGAGGCCCTCACGGGGACCTCGGTGGACGTTCCCGCGGGGCAACCGGTCCTCCAGGTGGACGACCTCGTCCTGCGCTTCGGTGGCACGACGGCCGTCGGGGGGGTCAGCTTCGACGTGCAGCGCGGCGAGTTGTTCGCGGTCATCGGCCCCAACGGGGCGGGCAAGACGTCGATCTTCAACTGTCTCTCCGGCGTCTACCGGCCGCAGGAGGGGCGGGTGCGCTTCCTCGGTGAGGACCTGCTCGGGCTCAAGCCCGACGTCGTCGCCGACCGCGGTGTCGCCCGGATGTTCCAGAACATCGAGCTCTTCGACAACCTCACGGTGCTCGACAACCTCATGCTCGGCCGCCACCAGCACGTCGGGTACGGGATGCTGGCCGGCATGCTGTGGGTGGGGCGGGCCAAGCGCGCCGAGCTCGACAACCGGCGCATCGTCGAGGACATCATCGACTTCCTCGAGATCGAGGCGTTCCGCAAGCTGCCGGTGGGGATGTTGCCCTACGGCGTCAAGAAGCGGGTCGAACTCGGACGCGCGCTGGCGATGGAACCGAAGCTGCTGCTGCTCGACGAGCCGGTCGCCGGCATGAACGTCGAGGAGACCGAGGACATGGCGCGGTTCATCCTCGACATCCGCACCGAGCTCGAACTGGCCATGATCATGGTCGAGCACGACATGGGCCTGGTCATGGACCTCGCCGACCGCATCCTGGTCGTCGACTTCGGCAAGCCGATCGCACTCGGCACCCCCGACGTGGTGTCCAACGATCCCGAGGTGATCCGGGCCTACCTCGGCGAGGGCGACGACGGTCCCGACCTGCAGACGGAGGCGGCCACCGCAGCCGCCGTGACGACCGAGGAGGCCGGACGATGA
- a CDS encoding AMP-dependent synthetase/ligase, translating into MSATLEQTASRASGPRGIRTVPARVREHAERDPQRVCMREKRYGIWQDITWADYWEHVSVVAHALCALGVRAGDRVAVHSENRPEWLYGDVGAVAIRAITMGLYPTNPATEVAYLLRDSGSRVLIAEDQEQVDKALEVEAQCPDLEHIVYLEPRGVREYDHPKLLAWDDFFEQGRAHREQHPDLLERCATEATEDDVVTLIYTSGTTGPPKGAMLTVANVEFAIETLVSGGGFYNPPASPDDVILSYLPLCHVAERAATEWVNAEAGVTVHFAESIETVTANLKEVQPTLFFAVPRIWEKLHAGIHIKMNAASPLKRAVFGFWMRIANQIGDELVRNDGRHTPRTRLLYALGYPFVFRALRDRLGLRKVRSAGSGAAPIAPEVLKFFFGIGVIIYEIYGMTENAAVGTVNRPGRVKLGTVGEPQPGIELRIDEQTGEILTRHPGVFAGYWNLPDKTAETIDEDGWLHTGDVGEWVDGSHVKIVDRIKDIIITAGGKNISPSEIENSLKTSPFVKEAVVIGDKRPYLTALIGIELDTVGDWAQRRKLPYTTYRDLSEKREVLELVQRVVAETNDKFARVENIRKFRVIPKELDHEDGELTATQKVKRASLHEMFGYLVDDMYANRTEHAGGDLVDVHTPAGDEQTEGAGAGAGRGQGVVA; encoded by the coding sequence ATGAGCGCGACCCTGGAACAGACCGCGTCCCGGGCCAGCGGCCCCCGCGGGATCCGGACCGTCCCGGCCCGCGTCCGTGAGCATGCCGAACGCGACCCGCAGCGGGTCTGCATGCGCGAGAAGCGCTACGGCATCTGGCAGGACATCACCTGGGCCGACTACTGGGAGCACGTCAGCGTCGTCGCCCACGCCCTGTGCGCCCTGGGCGTGCGGGCGGGTGACCGCGTGGCCGTCCACTCCGAGAACCGGCCCGAATGGCTCTACGGCGACGTCGGTGCGGTCGCGATCCGGGCCATCACGATGGGGCTGTACCCGACCAATCCCGCCACGGAGGTCGCCTACCTGCTGCGCGACTCGGGCAGTCGGGTGCTGATCGCCGAGGACCAGGAGCAGGTCGACAAGGCACTCGAGGTCGAGGCGCAGTGTCCCGACCTCGAACACATCGTCTACCTCGAGCCCCGCGGCGTGCGCGAGTACGACCATCCCAAGCTGCTGGCGTGGGACGACTTCTTCGAGCAGGGGCGTGCCCACCGCGAACAGCATCCGGACCTGCTCGAGCGCTGCGCCACCGAGGCCACCGAGGACGACGTCGTCACCCTGATCTACACCTCCGGGACGACCGGACCACCCAAGGGCGCGATGCTGACGGTGGCCAACGTCGAGTTCGCCATCGAGACGCTGGTGTCCGGTGGCGGGTTCTACAACCCGCCGGCGAGCCCGGATGACGTCATCCTCAGCTACCTGCCGTTGTGCCACGTCGCCGAGCGGGCCGCCACCGAGTGGGTCAACGCCGAGGCCGGGGTCACGGTCCACTTCGCCGAGTCGATCGAGACGGTGACCGCGAACCTCAAGGAGGTGCAGCCGACGCTGTTCTTCGCGGTCCCCCGGATCTGGGAGAAGCTGCACGCCGGCATCCACATCAAGATGAACGCCGCCTCACCGCTCAAGCGGGCCGTGTTCGGGTTCTGGATGCGCATCGCCAACCAGATCGGTGACGAACTGGTGCGCAACGACGGCCGCCACACCCCCCGGACCCGGCTGCTGTACGCGCTCGGCTACCCGTTCGTGTTCCGTGCCCTGCGCGATCGACTCGGACTGCGCAAGGTGCGTTCCGCGGGGTCGGGCGCCGCGCCGATCGCGCCGGAGGTGCTGAAGTTCTTCTTCGGCATCGGCGTGATCATCTACGAGATCTACGGCATGACCGAGAACGCCGCGGTCGGCACGGTCAACCGGCCCGGACGCGTCAAGCTCGGCACCGTCGGCGAGCCGCAGCCCGGCATCGAACTGCGCATCGACGAGCAGACGGGCGAGATCCTCACCCGGCACCCGGGCGTGTTCGCCGGCTACTGGAACCTGCCGGACAAGACCGCCGAGACGATCGACGAGGACGGGTGGCTGCACACCGGCGACGTCGGGGAGTGGGTCGACGGCAGCCACGTCAAGATCGTCGACCGGATCAAGGACATCATCATCACCGCGGGTGGCAAGAACATCTCGCCCTCGGAAATCGAGAACTCGCTCAAGACCTCGCCGTTCGTCAAGGAGGCGGTGGTCATCGGCGACAAGCGGCCGTACCTGACCGCGCTGATCGGCATCGAGCTCGACACGGTCGGTGACTGGGCGCAGCGCCGGAAGCTGCCCTACACCACCTATCGGGACCTGTCGGAGAAGCGCGAGGTCCTCGAGCTGGTGCAGCGGGTCGTCGCGGAGACCAACGACAAGTTCGCGCGGGTGGAGAACATCCGCAAGTTCCGCGTGATCCCCAAGGAACTCGACCACGAGGACGGCGAGCTCACGGCGACGCAGAAGGTCAAGCGCGCCTCGCTGCACGAGATGTTCGGCTACCTCGTCGACGACATGTACGCCAACCGCACCGAGCATGCCGGCGGCGACCTCGTCGACGTGCACACGCCGGCGGGTGACGAGCAGACCGAGGGTGCCGGCGCCGGCGCCGGACGCGGACAGGGGGTGGTCGCGTAG
- a CDS encoding branched-chain amino acid ABC transporter permease, with protein sequence MEDLLTILVRGVAQGSVYALLAAGFVVIYRATDVVNFAQPALMVLGAYFTALFVRTYEIPFPLAILGSILVVGMIGAACERIALRPMVGEPPFSAAMVTVGVFLVLTIVANRLIGSNVLTVGDPWGLDTAVLAGGVRMRVADGWRIALTAGAFAGVGLFLARSRVGLAMRATSLDQEVALAQGVNVGRMFGLSWAMAGGLAGLAGMMVGSGGQGVDNTTAFVALKALPVIILGGLDSLKGAYIGGLVIGVAEAFTRANSAALTGYVGANVDVVVPYVIMILVLMVRPYGLFGTPEVQRV encoded by the coding sequence GTGGAGGACCTGCTGACGATCCTCGTACGGGGTGTCGCCCAGGGCAGCGTGTACGCGCTGCTGGCGGCCGGTTTCGTGGTGATCTACCGCGCGACCGACGTGGTGAACTTCGCGCAACCGGCGCTGATGGTGCTCGGTGCCTATTTCACCGCCCTGTTCGTACGCACCTACGAGATCCCGTTCCCGCTCGCGATCCTCGGCTCGATCCTGGTCGTCGGCATGATCGGGGCCGCCTGTGAGCGCATCGCGCTGCGGCCCATGGTCGGCGAGCCGCCGTTCAGCGCCGCGATGGTCACCGTCGGTGTCTTCCTGGTGCTCACGATCGTGGCCAACCGACTCATCGGCTCCAACGTGCTCACCGTCGGTGACCCGTGGGGGCTGGACACGGCCGTGCTGGCCGGCGGGGTGCGCATGCGGGTCGCCGACGGCTGGCGCATCGCCCTGACCGCCGGGGCGTTCGCCGGGGTCGGACTGTTCCTCGCCCGCTCGCGGGTGGGGCTGGCGATGCGCGCCACCTCGCTGGACCAGGAGGTGGCCCTGGCGCAGGGCGTGAACGTCGGCCGCATGTTCGGACTGTCGTGGGCGATGGCCGGTGGCCTGGCCGGGTTGGCCGGGATGATGGTGGGCAGCGGTGGGCAGGGCGTGGACAACACCACGGCGTTCGTCGCGCTCAAGGCCCTGCCGGTGATCATCCTCGGCGGCCTGGACTCGCTCAAGGGGGCCTACATCGGCGGGCTGGTCATCGGCGTGGCGGAGGCCTTCACGCGGGCGAACTCGGCGGCGCTGACCGGCTACGTGGGTGCCAACGTCGACGTGGTCGTGCCCTACGTGATCATGATCCTGGTGCTGATGGTGCGGCCCTACGGCCTGTTCGGCACCCCGGAGGTCCAGCGCGTATGA
- a CDS encoding branched-chain amino acid ABC transporter permease, with amino-acid sequence MTERRTSPIGNRRAVTLRGRPELYTDYATDQAMLNTPAKRAWTALLVVGLLAAPFFLGRDLTSLLTTVFIFGIGAIGLNLVTGYAGQVSLGHAFFVGLGAYTAAFVGNEPTGSLRGLGLELWVWLPLAGLVPAVVGFLVAPIAARVRGLYLAILTLGLVFIGDHVFKEARTFTGGPGVGRRAAAPIVGGLDLSRRQEFFGVTFEGADLFYLLCFVLLLVAAVLARNLARSKAGRAFAAVRDRDIAAEVMGVPLTRTKVLAFTISSFYAGVCGGLLAITYGVIEPASFDLLLSVDFLAMILIGGVATISGSLAGAAFVVLLPRLVQTYAHYVPGISRGSTGDGLLTVFQFEGLLFGALIVAFIVLEPRGLYGLWLRVRNYWKAWPFSY; translated from the coding sequence ATGACCGAGCGTCGCACGTCACCGATCGGCAACCGGCGGGCCGTGACCCTGCGGGGGCGACCCGAGCTCTACACCGACTACGCGACCGACCAGGCGATGCTCAACACGCCGGCCAAGCGGGCCTGGACGGCGTTGCTGGTCGTCGGCCTGCTCGCGGCTCCGTTCTTCCTCGGCCGGGACCTGACCAGCCTGCTCACCACCGTGTTCATCTTCGGCATCGGGGCGATCGGGCTCAACCTCGTCACCGGCTACGCCGGCCAGGTGTCGCTCGGGCACGCGTTCTTCGTCGGACTCGGGGCCTACACCGCGGCGTTCGTCGGCAACGAACCGACCGGATCGTTGCGGGGCCTGGGCCTCGAGCTGTGGGTCTGGCTGCCGCTGGCCGGGCTCGTGCCGGCCGTCGTCGGCTTCCTGGTCGCGCCGATCGCGGCCCGGGTGCGCGGGCTCTACCTCGCGATCCTGACCCTCGGCCTGGTGTTCATCGGCGACCACGTCTTCAAGGAGGCCCGCACCTTCACCGGTGGGCCCGGCGTGGGACGTCGCGCCGCCGCCCCGATCGTCGGGGGGCTGGACCTCAGCCGGCGACAGGAGTTCTTCGGCGTCACCTTCGAGGGCGCCGACCTGTTCTACCTGCTGTGCTTCGTGCTGCTGTTGGTCGCGGCGGTGCTGGCCCGCAACCTGGCCCGCTCGAAGGCCGGGCGCGCCTTCGCCGCCGTCCGTGACCGCGACATCGCGGCCGAGGTCATGGGCGTGCCGCTGACGCGGACCAAGGTGCTCGCGTTCACCATCTCCTCGTTCTACGCCGGTGTCTGCGGCGGTCTGCTCGCGATCACCTACGGCGTGATCGAACCCGCCAGCTTCGACCTGCTGCTCTCGGTCGACTTCCTCGCGATGATCCTGATCGGCGGCGTGGCGACCATCAGCGGCTCGCTGGCCGGAGCGGCGTTCGTGGTGCTCCTGCCACGCCTGGTGCAGACCTACGCCCACTACGTCCCGGGCATCAGCCGCGGATCGACCGGAGACGGGCTGCTGACCGTGTTCCAGTTCGAGGGGCTGCTGTTCGGCGCGCTGATCGTGGCCTTCATCGTCCTCGAGCCGCGGGGGCTGTACGGCCTGTGGCTGCGGGTCCGCAACTACTGGAAGGCCTGGCCCTTCTCGTACTGA
- a CDS encoding ABC transporter substrate-binding protein, translating into MRETRRLRRTVAALGVVALVATACGGGDEGAAPAGEDDAPAAGEGDDAAGGEIQTDIGVTDEPCPEEVNPDNGCIYLGTLSDLTVGPFAALGVQIVEGQEAFWQRVNEQGGIGGYDVNVTEYTRDNEYNPQTQSQLYREIEPDVLALAQTLGTPPTEAILPDMDEDNVVGVPASWWSGWDHESADYGLILNSGYSYCIESQIALDWSDENEGEITSVMAVGYPGDYGGDAAAGAEAWAEANDVEYLGFVETAPNAVVGSQDAAIGQVVGSGADRVIVAVGPAETAELVGGAMANGFEGRFIGSVPTWNPALMDSPAAPALEAVFTHVGPWEPFTGDSEAHQAMQEHLGEGNLPTNDGWTFGWVWSYPMKSLLEQAAANGDLTREGVRNAIDGLTIDYEGALPERTLTGDANESAVRTAVFGQPDADEPLRLRTIATGVTGPTADEYDYSSPCSGT; encoded by the coding sequence ATGCGGGAGACAAGGCGACTGCGGCGCACGGTGGCCGCACTGGGTGTGGTCGCGCTGGTGGCGACGGCATGTGGCGGAGGGGACGAGGGCGCCGCTCCGGCCGGCGAGGACGACGCGCCGGCGGCCGGTGAGGGCGACGACGCCGCCGGTGGGGAGATCCAGACCGACATCGGCGTCACCGACGAGCCCTGTCCGGAGGAGGTCAACCCGGACAACGGCTGCATCTACCTCGGCACGCTCTCGGACCTGACCGTCGGCCCGTTCGCGGCGCTGGGCGTGCAGATCGTCGAGGGCCAGGAGGCGTTCTGGCAGCGCGTCAACGAGCAGGGCGGCATCGGCGGCTACGACGTCAACGTCACCGAGTACACCCGCGACAACGAGTACAACCCCCAGACCCAGTCCCAGCTCTACCGCGAGATCGAGCCCGACGTGCTCGCGCTCGCGCAGACGCTGGGCACGCCGCCGACCGAGGCGATCCTGCCCGACATGGACGAGGACAACGTGGTCGGCGTCCCGGCGTCCTGGTGGTCGGGCTGGGACCACGAGTCCGCCGACTACGGCCTGATCCTCAACTCCGGGTACTCGTACTGCATCGAGTCCCAGATCGCGCTCGACTGGTCCGACGAGAACGAGGGCGAGATCACGAGCGTGATGGCGGTCGGGTACCCCGGCGACTACGGCGGTGACGCGGCGGCCGGTGCCGAGGCCTGGGCCGAGGCCAACGACGTCGAGTACCTCGGCTTCGTCGAGACCGCCCCCAACGCGGTGGTCGGCTCGCAGGACGCCGCCATCGGCCAGGTCGTGGGCAGTGGCGCGGACCGCGTCATCGTCGCGGTCGGTCCGGCGGAGACCGCCGAGCTCGTCGGTGGGGCGATGGCCAACGGCTTCGAAGGGCGCTTCATCGGCTCCGTGCCGACCTGGAACCCGGCACTGATGGACTCCCCGGCCGCGCCCGCGCTCGAGGCGGTCTTCACGCACGTCGGTCCGTGGGAGCCCTTCACCGGGGACTCCGAGGCGCACCAGGCCATGCAGGAGCACCTGGGCGAGGGCAACCTGCCGACCAACGACGGCTGGACCTTCGGTTGGGTCTGGTCCTACCCCATGAAGTCGCTGCTCGAGCAGGCGGCGGCCAACGGCGACCTGACCCGCGAAGGGGTGCGCAACGCCATCGACGGGTTGACCATCGACTACGAGGGTGCGCTGCCCGAGCGCACGCTGACCGGTGACGCCAACGAGTCGGCCGTGCGCACGGCCGTCTTCGGCCAGCCCGACGCCGACGAGCCGCTGCGCCTGCGCACGATCGCGACCGGCGTGACGGGTCCGACGGCGGACGAGTACGACTACAGCTCCCCCTGCTCGGGCACCTAG
- a CDS encoding zinc ribbon domain-containing protein — translation MTCQHCGASLETTATTCPVCGTNVPGTPGASGQPSGHEAWRQPGDRASGGRPGDPTAWEQPGGSAAWEPSSGDLGRGMPPGGADPGTSGGGYEGGHGGSSGSEGGSGGYGGYGGGYGGGYGGGYGGGAAWGQPTLHPSGLPSDIRAWGIGAHASAYLAFIGLPIVGPLLTWLIKRDHPFVDHHGKESLNFNLSFALYAVVLFVSGIVFGVVTLGIALLPIGLAGAVLGVVWLVLPVVAAVKAANGEGYRYPLTVRFVK, via the coding sequence GTGACCTGCCAGCACTGCGGCGCGAGCCTCGAGACGACCGCGACGACCTGCCCCGTGTGCGGGACGAACGTGCCCGGCACGCCGGGCGCCTCCGGACAGCCCAGCGGGCACGAGGCGTGGCGGCAGCCCGGCGACCGGGCGTCCGGCGGGCGACCGGGCGATCCGACGGCCTGGGAGCAGCCGGGCGGGTCGGCGGCCTGGGAACCGTCGTCGGGTGACCTCGGTCGGGGGATGCCCCCCGGTGGTGCGGACCCGGGCACGTCGGGCGGCGGCTACGAGGGTGGCCATGGCGGCTCCAGCGGCTCCGAAGGTGGCTCCGGCGGTTATGGCGGCTATGGCGGCGGCTATGGCGGCGGCTACGGCGGCGGCTACGGCGGCGGGGCTGCGTGGGGGCAACCGACGCTCCACCCGTCCGGCCTGCCCAGTGACATCCGGGCCTGGGGCATCGGCGCCCACGCGTCGGCGTACCTGGCCTTCATCGGTCTACCGATCGTGGGACCGCTGCTGACGTGGCTGATCAAGCGCGACCACCCGTTCGTCGACCATCACGGCAAGGAGTCGCTGAACTTCAACCTCTCGTTCGCGCTGTACGCGGTGGTGCTGTTCGTGTCGGGCATCGTGTTCGGCGTGGTCACCCTGGGCATCGCGCTGTTGCCGATCGGCCTCGCCGGTGCCGTGCTGGGCGTGGTCTGGCTGGTCCTGCCCGTCGTTGCGGCCGTCAAGGCGGCCAACGGGGAGGGCTACCGCTATCCGTTGACCGTCCGCTTCGTGAAGTGA
- a CDS encoding flagellar basal body-associated FliL family protein — translation MTTQTVPSNRRLRGVVAVSIVVSLLCIGWWGVRLQWFAAEPDVSEHVVTFEPQTVTLRDGAHARIGLAVVVVGTDGIGPVEAGDELVRAALVDRGLALDAATLRSGDGQLQLRSDLLDAVRGIAPDTRLDRVLLTEVLVQ, via the coding sequence GTGACCACCCAGACCGTCCCGTCGAACCGCCGCCTGCGCGGAGTCGTCGCCGTGTCGATCGTGGTGTCGCTCCTCTGCATCGGCTGGTGGGGCGTCCGACTCCAGTGGTTCGCCGCAGAACCCGACGTCTCCGAGCACGTCGTGACCTTCGAGCCGCAGACCGTGACCCTGCGCGACGGCGCCCACGCCCGGATCGGACTCGCCGTCGTGGTGGTCGGTACGGACGGCATCGGCCCGGTCGAGGCCGGGGACGAGCTCGTGCGGGCCGCACTCGTCGACCGGGGGCTCGCCCTCGACGCCGCGACGCTGCGCAGCGGTGACGGTCAGCTCCAGTTGCGCAGCGACCTGCTCGACGCCGTCCGGGGCATCGCGCCCGACACCCGGCTCGACCGGGTGCTGTTGACCGAGGTGCTCGTGCAGTGA